A single genomic interval of Physeter macrocephalus isolate SW-GA chromosome 5, ASM283717v5, whole genome shotgun sequence harbors:
- the DBNL gene encoding drebrin-like protein isoform X8 — protein MAVNLSRNGPALQEAYERVVKEKSPTDWALFTYEGNSNDIRVAGTGEGGLEEMVEELSSGKVMYAFCRVKDPNSGLPKFVLINWTGEGVNDVRKGACANHVSTMASFLKGAHVTVNARAEEDVEPECIMQKVARASGANYTFHRESSRFQDTGPQAPVGSVYQKTNAVSEIKRVGKDSFWAKAEKEEETRKLEEKRRAEEERRRLEQERRERELREAALREQRCGEQGAEAGPQRKCEPHEALSRSRAEPPAHPREIFKQKERAVSTTSISSPQPGKLRSPFLQKQLTQPETPLSRESAHATSRPRADLCEEPVPSAPPCSVPVEEEAVYEEPPEQETLYEEPPMVQQQDSSSEPVDQYPGLSGKGLCARALYDYQAADETEISFDPENLITGIEVIDEGWWRGYGPDGRFGMFPANYVELIE, from the exons ATGGCTGTGAACCTGAGCCGGAACGGGCCGGCGCTGCAGGAGGCCTACGAGCGAGTGGTCAAGGAGAAGTCCCCGACCGACTG GGCCCTCTTCACCTATGAAGGCAACAGTAATGACATCCGTGTGGCTGGCACTGGGG AGGGGGGCCTGGAGGAAATGGTGGAGGAGCTCAGCAGTGGGAAGGTGATGTACGCCTTCTGCCGAGTGAAGGACCCCAACTCCGGCCTGCCCAAGTTTGTCCTCATCAACTGG ACCGGCGAGGGTGTGAATGACGTGCGGAAGGGAGCGTGCGCCAACCACGTCAGCACCATGGCCAGCTTCCTGAAG GGGGCCCATGTGACCGTCAACGCCAGGGCCGAGGAGGACGTGGAGCCCGAGTGTATCATGCAGAAGGTGGCCAGGGCCTCAGGGGCCAACTACACCTTCCACAGAGAGAGCAGCCGCTTCCAGGACACGGGCCCCCAGGCCCCAGTG GGCTCTGTGTACCAGAAGACCAACGCTGTGTCTGAGATCAAAAGGGTTGGCAAAGACAGCTTCTGGGCCAAAGCAGAG aaggaggaggagacccGCAAGCTGGAGGAGAAGCGGCGGGCGGAGGAGGAGCGGCGGCGGCTGGAGCAGGAGCGCCGAGAGCGGGAGCTGCGCGAGGCCGCCCTCAGGGAGCAGCGCTGTGGGGAGCAGGGCGCCGAGGCCGGGCCCCAGAG GAAGTGTGAGCCGCACGAAGCGCTTTCCAGGAGCCGAGCGGAGCCG CCAGCACACCCACGGGAGATTTTCAAGCAGAAGGAGAGGGCCGTGTCCACCACGTCCatctccagcccccagccag GCAAGCTGAGGAGCCCCTTCCTGCAGAAGCAGCTCACCCAGCCGGAGACCCCCCTCAGCAGAGAGTCAGCTCACGCCACCTCAAGGCCCAGGGCAG ATCTCTGCGAGGAGCCGGTGCCCAGCGCCCCTCCGTGCTCGGTGCCGGTGGAAGAGGAGGCCGTGTacgaggagcccccagagcaggAGACCCTCTACGAGGAGCCTCCAATG GTGCAGCAGCAGGATAGCAGCTCTGAGCCCGTTGACCAGTACCCGGGGCTGAGTGGGAAAGGGCTCTGTGCCCGGGCCCTGTACGACTACCAGGCAG CCGACGAGACCGAGATCTCCTTTGACCCTGAGAACCTCATCACGGGCATTGAGGTGATTGACGAAGGCTGGTGGCGTGGCTATGGGCCAGACGGCCGCTTTGGCATGTTTCCCGCCAACTATGTGGAGCTCATTGAGTAA
- the DBNL gene encoding drebrin-like protein isoform X9, which produces MAVNLSRNGPALQEAYERVVKEKSPTDWALFTYEGNSNDIRVAGTGEGGLEEMVEELSSGKVMYAFCRVKDPNSGLPKFVLINWTGEGVNDVRKGACANHVSTMASFLKGAHVTVNARAEEDVEPECIMQKVARASGANYTFHRESSRFQDTGPQAPVKEEETRKLEEKRRAEEERRRLEQERRERELREAALREQRCGEQGAEAGPQSRKCEPHEALSRSRAEPEPVCPQPAHPREIFKQKERAVSTTSISSPQPGKLRSPFLQKQLTQPETPLSRESAHATSRPRAEWAVSSRADLCEEPVPSAPPCSVPVEEEAVYEEPPEQETLYEEPPMVQQQDSSSEPVDQYPGLSGKGLCARALYDYQAADETEISFDPENLITGIEPSHARLWSKKCPTPALAPVPPVVALVCAPSDL; this is translated from the exons ATGGCTGTGAACCTGAGCCGGAACGGGCCGGCGCTGCAGGAGGCCTACGAGCGAGTGGTCAAGGAGAAGTCCCCGACCGACTG GGCCCTCTTCACCTATGAAGGCAACAGTAATGACATCCGTGTGGCTGGCACTGGGG AGGGGGGCCTGGAGGAAATGGTGGAGGAGCTCAGCAGTGGGAAGGTGATGTACGCCTTCTGCCGAGTGAAGGACCCCAACTCCGGCCTGCCCAAGTTTGTCCTCATCAACTGG ACCGGCGAGGGTGTGAATGACGTGCGGAAGGGAGCGTGCGCCAACCACGTCAGCACCATGGCCAGCTTCCTGAAG GGGGCCCATGTGACCGTCAACGCCAGGGCCGAGGAGGACGTGGAGCCCGAGTGTATCATGCAGAAGGTGGCCAGGGCCTCAGGGGCCAACTACACCTTCCACAGAGAGAGCAGCCGCTTCCAGGACACGGGCCCCCAGGCCCCAGTG aaggaggaggagacccGCAAGCTGGAGGAGAAGCGGCGGGCGGAGGAGGAGCGGCGGCGGCTGGAGCAGGAGCGCCGAGAGCGGGAGCTGCGCGAGGCCGCCCTCAGGGAGCAGCGCTGTGGGGAGCAGGGCGCCGAGGCCGGGCCCCAGAG CAGGAAGTGTGAGCCGCACGAAGCGCTTTCCAGGAGCCGAGCGGAGCCG GAGCCTGTCTGTCCACAGCCAGCACACCCACGGGAGATTTTCAAGCAGAAGGAGAGGGCCGTGTCCACCACGTCCatctccagcccccagccag GCAAGCTGAGGAGCCCCTTCCTGCAGAAGCAGCTCACCCAGCCGGAGACCCCCCTCAGCAGAGAGTCAGCTCACGCCACCTCAAGGCCCAGGGCAG AGTGGGCTGTGTCCTCCCGTGCAGATCTCTGCGAGGAGCCGGTGCCCAGCGCCCCTCCGTGCTCGGTGCCGGTGGAAGAGGAGGCCGTGTacgaggagcccccagagcaggAGACCCTCTACGAGGAGCCTCCAATG GTGCAGCAGCAGGATAGCAGCTCTGAGCCCGTTGACCAGTACCCGGGGCTGAGTGGGAAAGGGCTCTGTGCCCGGGCCCTGTACGACTACCAGGCAG CCGACGAGACCGAGATCTCCTTTGACCCTGAGAACCTCATCACGGGCATTGAG CCCAGCCATGCCCGCCTCTGGAGTAAGAAGTGCCCCACACCGGCCCTAGCTCCTGTCCCTCCTGTTGTAGCCCTCGTGTGTGCACCCTCAGACCTCTGA
- the DBNL gene encoding drebrin-like protein isoform X6, with protein sequence MAVNLSRNGPALQEAYERVVKEKSPTDWALFTYEGNSNDIRVAGTGEGGLEEMVEELSSGKVMYAFCRVKDPNSGLPKFVLINWTGEGVNDVRKGACANHVSTMASFLKGAHVTVNARAEEDVEPECIMQKVARASGANYTFHRESSRFQDTGPQAPVGSVYQKTNAVSEIKRVGKDSFWAKAEKEEETRKLEEKRRAEEERRRLEQERRERELREAALREQRCGEQGAEAGPQSRKCEPHEALSRSRAEPEPVCPQPAHPREIFKQKERAVSTTSISSPQPGKLRSPFLQKQLTQPETPLSRESAHATSRPRADLCEEPVPSAPPCSVPVEEEAVYEEPPEQETLYEEPPMVQQQDSSSEPVDQYPGLSGKGLCARALYDYQAADETEISFDPENLITGIEPSHARLWSKKCPTPALAPVPPVVALVCAPSDL encoded by the exons ATGGCTGTGAACCTGAGCCGGAACGGGCCGGCGCTGCAGGAGGCCTACGAGCGAGTGGTCAAGGAGAAGTCCCCGACCGACTG GGCCCTCTTCACCTATGAAGGCAACAGTAATGACATCCGTGTGGCTGGCACTGGGG AGGGGGGCCTGGAGGAAATGGTGGAGGAGCTCAGCAGTGGGAAGGTGATGTACGCCTTCTGCCGAGTGAAGGACCCCAACTCCGGCCTGCCCAAGTTTGTCCTCATCAACTGG ACCGGCGAGGGTGTGAATGACGTGCGGAAGGGAGCGTGCGCCAACCACGTCAGCACCATGGCCAGCTTCCTGAAG GGGGCCCATGTGACCGTCAACGCCAGGGCCGAGGAGGACGTGGAGCCCGAGTGTATCATGCAGAAGGTGGCCAGGGCCTCAGGGGCCAACTACACCTTCCACAGAGAGAGCAGCCGCTTCCAGGACACGGGCCCCCAGGCCCCAGTG GGCTCTGTGTACCAGAAGACCAACGCTGTGTCTGAGATCAAAAGGGTTGGCAAAGACAGCTTCTGGGCCAAAGCAGAG aaggaggaggagacccGCAAGCTGGAGGAGAAGCGGCGGGCGGAGGAGGAGCGGCGGCGGCTGGAGCAGGAGCGCCGAGAGCGGGAGCTGCGCGAGGCCGCCCTCAGGGAGCAGCGCTGTGGGGAGCAGGGCGCCGAGGCCGGGCCCCAGAG CAGGAAGTGTGAGCCGCACGAAGCGCTTTCCAGGAGCCGAGCGGAGCCG GAGCCTGTCTGTCCACAGCCAGCACACCCACGGGAGATTTTCAAGCAGAAGGAGAGGGCCGTGTCCACCACGTCCatctccagcccccagccag GCAAGCTGAGGAGCCCCTTCCTGCAGAAGCAGCTCACCCAGCCGGAGACCCCCCTCAGCAGAGAGTCAGCTCACGCCACCTCAAGGCCCAGGGCAG ATCTCTGCGAGGAGCCGGTGCCCAGCGCCCCTCCGTGCTCGGTGCCGGTGGAAGAGGAGGCCGTGTacgaggagcccccagagcaggAGACCCTCTACGAGGAGCCTCCAATG GTGCAGCAGCAGGATAGCAGCTCTGAGCCCGTTGACCAGTACCCGGGGCTGAGTGGGAAAGGGCTCTGTGCCCGGGCCCTGTACGACTACCAGGCAG CCGACGAGACCGAGATCTCCTTTGACCCTGAGAACCTCATCACGGGCATTGAG CCCAGCCATGCCCGCCTCTGGAGTAAGAAGTGCCCCACACCGGCCCTAGCTCCTGTCCCTCCTGTTGTAGCCCTCGTGTGTGCACCCTCAGACCTCTGA
- the DBNL gene encoding drebrin-like protein isoform X1 produces MAVNLSRNGPALQEAYERVVKEKSPTDWALFTYEGNSNDIRVAGTGEGGLEEMVEELSSGKVMYAFCRVKDPNSGLPKFVLINWTGEGVNDVRKGACANHVSTMASFLKGAHVTVNARAEEDVEPECIMQKVARASGANYTFHRESSRFQDTGPQAPVGSVYQKTNAVSEIKRVGKDSFWAKAEKEEETRKLEEKRRAEEERRRLEQERRERELREAALREQRCGEQGAEAGPQSRKCEPHEALSRSRAEPEPVCPQPAHPREIFKQKERAVSTTSISSPQPGKLRSPFLQKQLTQPETPLSRESAHATSRPRAEWAVSSRADLCEEPVPSAPPCSVPVEEEAVYEEPPEQETLYEEPPMVQQQDSSSEPVDQYPGLSGKGLCARALYDYQAADETEISFDPENLITGIEPSHARLWSKKCPTPALAPVPPVVALVCAPSDL; encoded by the exons ATGGCTGTGAACCTGAGCCGGAACGGGCCGGCGCTGCAGGAGGCCTACGAGCGAGTGGTCAAGGAGAAGTCCCCGACCGACTG GGCCCTCTTCACCTATGAAGGCAACAGTAATGACATCCGTGTGGCTGGCACTGGGG AGGGGGGCCTGGAGGAAATGGTGGAGGAGCTCAGCAGTGGGAAGGTGATGTACGCCTTCTGCCGAGTGAAGGACCCCAACTCCGGCCTGCCCAAGTTTGTCCTCATCAACTGG ACCGGCGAGGGTGTGAATGACGTGCGGAAGGGAGCGTGCGCCAACCACGTCAGCACCATGGCCAGCTTCCTGAAG GGGGCCCATGTGACCGTCAACGCCAGGGCCGAGGAGGACGTGGAGCCCGAGTGTATCATGCAGAAGGTGGCCAGGGCCTCAGGGGCCAACTACACCTTCCACAGAGAGAGCAGCCGCTTCCAGGACACGGGCCCCCAGGCCCCAGTG GGCTCTGTGTACCAGAAGACCAACGCTGTGTCTGAGATCAAAAGGGTTGGCAAAGACAGCTTCTGGGCCAAAGCAGAG aaggaggaggagacccGCAAGCTGGAGGAGAAGCGGCGGGCGGAGGAGGAGCGGCGGCGGCTGGAGCAGGAGCGCCGAGAGCGGGAGCTGCGCGAGGCCGCCCTCAGGGAGCAGCGCTGTGGGGAGCAGGGCGCCGAGGCCGGGCCCCAGAG CAGGAAGTGTGAGCCGCACGAAGCGCTTTCCAGGAGCCGAGCGGAGCCG GAGCCTGTCTGTCCACAGCCAGCACACCCACGGGAGATTTTCAAGCAGAAGGAGAGGGCCGTGTCCACCACGTCCatctccagcccccagccag GCAAGCTGAGGAGCCCCTTCCTGCAGAAGCAGCTCACCCAGCCGGAGACCCCCCTCAGCAGAGAGTCAGCTCACGCCACCTCAAGGCCCAGGGCAG AGTGGGCTGTGTCCTCCCGTGCAGATCTCTGCGAGGAGCCGGTGCCCAGCGCCCCTCCGTGCTCGGTGCCGGTGGAAGAGGAGGCCGTGTacgaggagcccccagagcaggAGACCCTCTACGAGGAGCCTCCAATG GTGCAGCAGCAGGATAGCAGCTCTGAGCCCGTTGACCAGTACCCGGGGCTGAGTGGGAAAGGGCTCTGTGCCCGGGCCCTGTACGACTACCAGGCAG CCGACGAGACCGAGATCTCCTTTGACCCTGAGAACCTCATCACGGGCATTGAG CCCAGCCATGCCCGCCTCTGGAGTAAGAAGTGCCCCACACCGGCCCTAGCTCCTGTCCCTCCTGTTGTAGCCCTCGTGTGTGCACCCTCAGACCTCTGA
- the DBNL gene encoding drebrin-like protein isoform X2 — MAVNLSRNGPALQEAYERVVKEKSPTDWALFTYEGNSNDIRVAGTGEGGLEEMVEELSSGKVMYAFCRVKDPNSGLPKFVLINWTGEGVNDVRKGACANHVSTMASFLKGAHVTVNARAEEDVEPECIMQKVARASGANYTFHRESSRFQDTGPQAPVGSVYQKTNAVSEIKRVGKDSFWAKAEKEEETRKLEEKRRAEEERRRLEQERRERELREAALREQRCGEQGAEAGPQRKCEPHEALSRSRAEPEPVCPQPAHPREIFKQKERAVSTTSISSPQPGKLRSPFLQKQLTQPETPLSRESAHATSRPRAEWAVSSRADLCEEPVPSAPPCSVPVEEEAVYEEPPEQETLYEEPPMVQQQDSSSEPVDQYPGLSGKGLCARALYDYQAADETEISFDPENLITGIEPSHARLWSKKCPTPALAPVPPVVALVCAPSDL, encoded by the exons ATGGCTGTGAACCTGAGCCGGAACGGGCCGGCGCTGCAGGAGGCCTACGAGCGAGTGGTCAAGGAGAAGTCCCCGACCGACTG GGCCCTCTTCACCTATGAAGGCAACAGTAATGACATCCGTGTGGCTGGCACTGGGG AGGGGGGCCTGGAGGAAATGGTGGAGGAGCTCAGCAGTGGGAAGGTGATGTACGCCTTCTGCCGAGTGAAGGACCCCAACTCCGGCCTGCCCAAGTTTGTCCTCATCAACTGG ACCGGCGAGGGTGTGAATGACGTGCGGAAGGGAGCGTGCGCCAACCACGTCAGCACCATGGCCAGCTTCCTGAAG GGGGCCCATGTGACCGTCAACGCCAGGGCCGAGGAGGACGTGGAGCCCGAGTGTATCATGCAGAAGGTGGCCAGGGCCTCAGGGGCCAACTACACCTTCCACAGAGAGAGCAGCCGCTTCCAGGACACGGGCCCCCAGGCCCCAGTG GGCTCTGTGTACCAGAAGACCAACGCTGTGTCTGAGATCAAAAGGGTTGGCAAAGACAGCTTCTGGGCCAAAGCAGAG aaggaggaggagacccGCAAGCTGGAGGAGAAGCGGCGGGCGGAGGAGGAGCGGCGGCGGCTGGAGCAGGAGCGCCGAGAGCGGGAGCTGCGCGAGGCCGCCCTCAGGGAGCAGCGCTGTGGGGAGCAGGGCGCCGAGGCCGGGCCCCAGAG GAAGTGTGAGCCGCACGAAGCGCTTTCCAGGAGCCGAGCGGAGCCG GAGCCTGTCTGTCCACAGCCAGCACACCCACGGGAGATTTTCAAGCAGAAGGAGAGGGCCGTGTCCACCACGTCCatctccagcccccagccag GCAAGCTGAGGAGCCCCTTCCTGCAGAAGCAGCTCACCCAGCCGGAGACCCCCCTCAGCAGAGAGTCAGCTCACGCCACCTCAAGGCCCAGGGCAG AGTGGGCTGTGTCCTCCCGTGCAGATCTCTGCGAGGAGCCGGTGCCCAGCGCCCCTCCGTGCTCGGTGCCGGTGGAAGAGGAGGCCGTGTacgaggagcccccagagcaggAGACCCTCTACGAGGAGCCTCCAATG GTGCAGCAGCAGGATAGCAGCTCTGAGCCCGTTGACCAGTACCCGGGGCTGAGTGGGAAAGGGCTCTGTGCCCGGGCCCTGTACGACTACCAGGCAG CCGACGAGACCGAGATCTCCTTTGACCCTGAGAACCTCATCACGGGCATTGAG CCCAGCCATGCCCGCCTCTGGAGTAAGAAGTGCCCCACACCGGCCCTAGCTCCTGTCCCTCCTGTTGTAGCCCTCGTGTGTGCACCCTCAGACCTCTGA
- the DBNL gene encoding drebrin-like protein isoform X4, which yields MAVNLSRNGPALQEAYERVVKEKSPTDWALFTYEGNSNDIRVAGTGEGGLEEMVEELSSGKVMYAFCRVKDPNSGLPKFVLINWTGEGVNDVRKGACANHVSTMASFLKGAHVTVNARAEEDVEPECIMQKVARASGANYTFHRESSRFQDTGPQAPVGSVYQKTNAVSEIKRVGKDSFWAKAEKEEETRKLEEKRRAEEERRRLEQERRERELREAALREQRCGEQGAEAGPQSRKCEPHEALSRSRAEPPAHPREIFKQKERAVSTTSISSPQPGKLRSPFLQKQLTQPETPLSRESAHATSRPRAEWAVSSRADLCEEPVPSAPPCSVPVEEEAVYEEPPEQETLYEEPPMVQQQDSSSEPVDQYPGLSGKGLCARALYDYQAADETEISFDPENLITGIEPSHARLWSKKCPTPALAPVPPVVALVCAPSDL from the exons ATGGCTGTGAACCTGAGCCGGAACGGGCCGGCGCTGCAGGAGGCCTACGAGCGAGTGGTCAAGGAGAAGTCCCCGACCGACTG GGCCCTCTTCACCTATGAAGGCAACAGTAATGACATCCGTGTGGCTGGCACTGGGG AGGGGGGCCTGGAGGAAATGGTGGAGGAGCTCAGCAGTGGGAAGGTGATGTACGCCTTCTGCCGAGTGAAGGACCCCAACTCCGGCCTGCCCAAGTTTGTCCTCATCAACTGG ACCGGCGAGGGTGTGAATGACGTGCGGAAGGGAGCGTGCGCCAACCACGTCAGCACCATGGCCAGCTTCCTGAAG GGGGCCCATGTGACCGTCAACGCCAGGGCCGAGGAGGACGTGGAGCCCGAGTGTATCATGCAGAAGGTGGCCAGGGCCTCAGGGGCCAACTACACCTTCCACAGAGAGAGCAGCCGCTTCCAGGACACGGGCCCCCAGGCCCCAGTG GGCTCTGTGTACCAGAAGACCAACGCTGTGTCTGAGATCAAAAGGGTTGGCAAAGACAGCTTCTGGGCCAAAGCAGAG aaggaggaggagacccGCAAGCTGGAGGAGAAGCGGCGGGCGGAGGAGGAGCGGCGGCGGCTGGAGCAGGAGCGCCGAGAGCGGGAGCTGCGCGAGGCCGCCCTCAGGGAGCAGCGCTGTGGGGAGCAGGGCGCCGAGGCCGGGCCCCAGAG CAGGAAGTGTGAGCCGCACGAAGCGCTTTCCAGGAGCCGAGCGGAGCCG CCAGCACACCCACGGGAGATTTTCAAGCAGAAGGAGAGGGCCGTGTCCACCACGTCCatctccagcccccagccag GCAAGCTGAGGAGCCCCTTCCTGCAGAAGCAGCTCACCCAGCCGGAGACCCCCCTCAGCAGAGAGTCAGCTCACGCCACCTCAAGGCCCAGGGCAG AGTGGGCTGTGTCCTCCCGTGCAGATCTCTGCGAGGAGCCGGTGCCCAGCGCCCCTCCGTGCTCGGTGCCGGTGGAAGAGGAGGCCGTGTacgaggagcccccagagcaggAGACCCTCTACGAGGAGCCTCCAATG GTGCAGCAGCAGGATAGCAGCTCTGAGCCCGTTGACCAGTACCCGGGGCTGAGTGGGAAAGGGCTCTGTGCCCGGGCCCTGTACGACTACCAGGCAG CCGACGAGACCGAGATCTCCTTTGACCCTGAGAACCTCATCACGGGCATTGAG CCCAGCCATGCCCGCCTCTGGAGTAAGAAGTGCCCCACACCGGCCCTAGCTCCTGTCCCTCCTGTTGTAGCCCTCGTGTGTGCACCCTCAGACCTCTGA
- the DBNL gene encoding drebrin-like protein isoform X7 translates to MAVNLSRNGPALQEAYERVVKEKSPTDWALFTYEGNSNDIRVAGTGEGGLEEMVEELSSGKVMYAFCRVKDPNSGLPKFVLINWTGEGVNDVRKGACANHVSTMASFLKGAHVTVNARAEEDVEPECIMQKVARASGANYTFHRESSRFQDTGPQAPVGSVYQKTNAVSEIKRVGKDSFWAKAEKEEETRKLEEKRRAEEERRRLEQERRERELREAALREQRCGEQGAEAGPQSRKCEPHEALSRSRAEPEPVCPQPAHPREIFKQKERAVSTTSISSPQPGKLRSPFLQKQLTQPETPLSRESAHATSRPRADLCEEPVPSAPPCSVPVEEEAVYEEPPEQETLYEEPPMVQQQDSSSEPVDQYPGLSGKGLCARALYDYQAADETEISFDPENLITGIEVIDEGWWRGYGPDGRFGMFPANYVELIE, encoded by the exons ATGGCTGTGAACCTGAGCCGGAACGGGCCGGCGCTGCAGGAGGCCTACGAGCGAGTGGTCAAGGAGAAGTCCCCGACCGACTG GGCCCTCTTCACCTATGAAGGCAACAGTAATGACATCCGTGTGGCTGGCACTGGGG AGGGGGGCCTGGAGGAAATGGTGGAGGAGCTCAGCAGTGGGAAGGTGATGTACGCCTTCTGCCGAGTGAAGGACCCCAACTCCGGCCTGCCCAAGTTTGTCCTCATCAACTGG ACCGGCGAGGGTGTGAATGACGTGCGGAAGGGAGCGTGCGCCAACCACGTCAGCACCATGGCCAGCTTCCTGAAG GGGGCCCATGTGACCGTCAACGCCAGGGCCGAGGAGGACGTGGAGCCCGAGTGTATCATGCAGAAGGTGGCCAGGGCCTCAGGGGCCAACTACACCTTCCACAGAGAGAGCAGCCGCTTCCAGGACACGGGCCCCCAGGCCCCAGTG GGCTCTGTGTACCAGAAGACCAACGCTGTGTCTGAGATCAAAAGGGTTGGCAAAGACAGCTTCTGGGCCAAAGCAGAG aaggaggaggagacccGCAAGCTGGAGGAGAAGCGGCGGGCGGAGGAGGAGCGGCGGCGGCTGGAGCAGGAGCGCCGAGAGCGGGAGCTGCGCGAGGCCGCCCTCAGGGAGCAGCGCTGTGGGGAGCAGGGCGCCGAGGCCGGGCCCCAGAG CAGGAAGTGTGAGCCGCACGAAGCGCTTTCCAGGAGCCGAGCGGAGCCG GAGCCTGTCTGTCCACAGCCAGCACACCCACGGGAGATTTTCAAGCAGAAGGAGAGGGCCGTGTCCACCACGTCCatctccagcccccagccag GCAAGCTGAGGAGCCCCTTCCTGCAGAAGCAGCTCACCCAGCCGGAGACCCCCCTCAGCAGAGAGTCAGCTCACGCCACCTCAAGGCCCAGGGCAG ATCTCTGCGAGGAGCCGGTGCCCAGCGCCCCTCCGTGCTCGGTGCCGGTGGAAGAGGAGGCCGTGTacgaggagcccccagagcaggAGACCCTCTACGAGGAGCCTCCAATG GTGCAGCAGCAGGATAGCAGCTCTGAGCCCGTTGACCAGTACCCGGGGCTGAGTGGGAAAGGGCTCTGTGCCCGGGCCCTGTACGACTACCAGGCAG CCGACGAGACCGAGATCTCCTTTGACCCTGAGAACCTCATCACGGGCATTGAGGTGATTGACGAAGGCTGGTGGCGTGGCTATGGGCCAGACGGCCGCTTTGGCATGTTTCCCGCCAACTATGTGGAGCTCATTGAGTAA
- the DBNL gene encoding drebrin-like protein isoform X5, protein MAVNLSRNGPALQEAYERVVKEKSPTDWALFTYEGNSNDIRVAGTGEGGLEEMVEELSSGKVMYAFCRVKDPNSGLPKFVLINWTGEGVNDVRKGACANHVSTMASFLKGAHVTVNARAEEDVEPECIMQKVARASGANYTFHRESSRFQDTGPQAPVGSVYQKTNAVSEIKRVGKDSFWAKAEKEEETRKLEEKRRAEEERRRLEQERRERELREAALREQRCGEQGAEAGPQRKCEPHEALSRSRAEPPAHPREIFKQKERAVSTTSISSPQPGKLRSPFLQKQLTQPETPLSRESAHATSRPRAEWAVSSRADLCEEPVPSAPPCSVPVEEEAVYEEPPEQETLYEEPPMVQQQDSSSEPVDQYPGLSGKGLCARALYDYQAADETEISFDPENLITGIEPSHARLWSKKCPTPALAPVPPVVALVCAPSDL, encoded by the exons ATGGCTGTGAACCTGAGCCGGAACGGGCCGGCGCTGCAGGAGGCCTACGAGCGAGTGGTCAAGGAGAAGTCCCCGACCGACTG GGCCCTCTTCACCTATGAAGGCAACAGTAATGACATCCGTGTGGCTGGCACTGGGG AGGGGGGCCTGGAGGAAATGGTGGAGGAGCTCAGCAGTGGGAAGGTGATGTACGCCTTCTGCCGAGTGAAGGACCCCAACTCCGGCCTGCCCAAGTTTGTCCTCATCAACTGG ACCGGCGAGGGTGTGAATGACGTGCGGAAGGGAGCGTGCGCCAACCACGTCAGCACCATGGCCAGCTTCCTGAAG GGGGCCCATGTGACCGTCAACGCCAGGGCCGAGGAGGACGTGGAGCCCGAGTGTATCATGCAGAAGGTGGCCAGGGCCTCAGGGGCCAACTACACCTTCCACAGAGAGAGCAGCCGCTTCCAGGACACGGGCCCCCAGGCCCCAGTG GGCTCTGTGTACCAGAAGACCAACGCTGTGTCTGAGATCAAAAGGGTTGGCAAAGACAGCTTCTGGGCCAAAGCAGAG aaggaggaggagacccGCAAGCTGGAGGAGAAGCGGCGGGCGGAGGAGGAGCGGCGGCGGCTGGAGCAGGAGCGCCGAGAGCGGGAGCTGCGCGAGGCCGCCCTCAGGGAGCAGCGCTGTGGGGAGCAGGGCGCCGAGGCCGGGCCCCAGAG GAAGTGTGAGCCGCACGAAGCGCTTTCCAGGAGCCGAGCGGAGCCG CCAGCACACCCACGGGAGATTTTCAAGCAGAAGGAGAGGGCCGTGTCCACCACGTCCatctccagcccccagccag GCAAGCTGAGGAGCCCCTTCCTGCAGAAGCAGCTCACCCAGCCGGAGACCCCCCTCAGCAGAGAGTCAGCTCACGCCACCTCAAGGCCCAGGGCAG AGTGGGCTGTGTCCTCCCGTGCAGATCTCTGCGAGGAGCCGGTGCCCAGCGCCCCTCCGTGCTCGGTGCCGGTGGAAGAGGAGGCCGTGTacgaggagcccccagagcaggAGACCCTCTACGAGGAGCCTCCAATG GTGCAGCAGCAGGATAGCAGCTCTGAGCCCGTTGACCAGTACCCGGGGCTGAGTGGGAAAGGGCTCTGTGCCCGGGCCCTGTACGACTACCAGGCAG CCGACGAGACCGAGATCTCCTTTGACCCTGAGAACCTCATCACGGGCATTGAG CCCAGCCATGCCCGCCTCTGGAGTAAGAAGTGCCCCACACCGGCCCTAGCTCCTGTCCCTCCTGTTGTAGCCCTCGTGTGTGCACCCTCAGACCTCTGA